CAGTTGCATTGAACCAGGAGATTTTAGAACATATGCTACCACAGTAGCGGGAAAGGGCTCCCCCCTTCCCGCTTTTTTATGTAGTTTTCAGTAACAAGGAAGATTTCTTATAAACTGTAATTTCTCCATCTTCATTATACGTAAAGGCGTGTTCGAAAGGTTTTGAATCAAATAAAACCGTTTGAATGAAGTATGGAATATTAGATACGACTTCGTTTGATGATAAAACCCATTCTAACGGTTTCCATCCAACTTGCCCTTCATAAGTAGAATGGATGTCCCCCGAGTAATCAGTACCTGTAAACACATGCATTCCACTTTTATTGTTCCATGTCACGACTCCCTTATACAAGATGTCGTGAACCGTTAGGCCACTCTCCTCTTTTATTTCTCGTAAAATGCTTTCTTCTAACGATTCATTCTCTTCTATTTTTCCTCCTAATCCGTTCCACTTTCCTTTATTGGGGGCCTTATTTCTAAGTAGCATTAGAAGTTGGTCATGTTGATATAAAAAACAAATCGTGTATGGGATGTGCAATATATCTCTCCTCCCCGCAAAGTATTCGATACTTTTCTCTCTATTGTTTATAATAAATATAGTAGACCAGATTGGAAAGGGGAATATCCCATGAAGTTACAACTAGACCAAGCGGCATTTGAATGGTATAAAAATGAAATGCACTTAGAAAAGGGCGATGCAGTTCGTCTCTTTGTTCGTTACGGTGGATGTAGTACAGTACAGAGCGGGTTTTCATTAGGTGTTATGAAAGAGCAACCTATTGATATCGGAGTAGCAACTGAGGTGGATGGTGTTACATTCTATATAGAAGAAAAAGATATTTGGTATTTAGATGATCACTCACTAAGAATTACACTAAATGAGACGTATAATGAGCCTTCATTTGATTTTTATAAGGAATCATAAAAAAGAGAGAGAGGACCTTGTCTTTATGACCGGGACTCCTCTCTTTTTTTTAACTTCAGCAGATTCTCGAGCATTCCTTCTTGCTTTAGGATAAAGACTTCTTTATCTCCCAGTAAATCAAAATGTGAATAACCGTCAGCTCGATGATGAATCCATTCTTTTTTGAGGCCGTATCGCTTGCCCCATTC
Above is a genomic segment from Bacillus carboniphilus containing:
- a CDS encoding 8-oxo-dGTP diphosphatase; translation: MHIPYTICFLYQHDQLLMLLRNKAPNKGKWNGLGGKIEENESLEESILREIKEESGLTVHDILYKGVVTWNNKSGMHVFTGTDYSGDIHSTYEGQVGWKPLEWVLSSNEVVSNIPYFIQTVLFDSKPFEHAFTYNEDGEITVYKKSSLLLKTT
- a CDS encoding HesB/YadR/YfhF family protein — its product is MKLQLDQAAFEWYKNEMHLEKGDAVRLFVRYGGCSTVQSGFSLGVMKEQPIDIGVATEVDGVTFYIEEKDIWYLDDHSLRITLNETYNEPSFDFYKES